In Arcobacter sp. LA11, a single genomic region encodes these proteins:
- the cmoA gene encoding carboxy-S-adenosyl-L-methionine synthase CmoA, producing the protein MTDKVFEKSISKQFEFDEEVASVFDDMLNRSVPFYKEMQRLTINFAVNFLDEKDKVYDLGCSTASTLIELSKHSAPNLELIGVDNSEAMLNRARKKSKAFGVDIKFINDDLHNISYDDAKLIISNYTLQFIRPLQREKLVKKIYNNLRKEGIFIFSEKVISSNKILDKQYIDEYYEFKKTQGYSEFEISQKREALENVLIPYTEEENKKMILDAGFDHCETLFKWVNFATFIAIKK; encoded by the coding sequence ATGACAGATAAGGTATTTGAAAAATCAATCAGCAAACAATTTGAATTTGACGAAGAAGTAGCATCAGTATTTGATGATATGCTTAATCGTTCAGTTCCTTTCTACAAAGAAATGCAAAGACTTACTATAAACTTTGCAGTAAACTTTCTTGATGAAAAAGATAAAGTATATGATTTAGGTTGTTCTACTGCATCAACACTTATAGAGCTTAGTAAGCACTCTGCACCAAATTTAGAACTTATTGGAGTAGATAACTCTGAGGCAATGCTAAATCGTGCAAGAAAAAAATCAAAAGCATTTGGTGTTGATATTAAATTTATAAATGATGATTTACATAATATTTCTTATGATGATGCAAAACTAATTATTTCTAATTATACTTTACAATTTATTCGTCCACTTCAAAGAGAAAAATTAGTAAAAAAAATCTATAATAACCTACGAAAAGAAGGAATATTTATTTTTAGTGAAAAAGTAATTTCATCTAATAAAATTCTAGATAAACAATATATCGATGAATATTATGAATTTAAAAAAACACAAGGTTATAGTGAATTTGAAATTTCTCAAAAAAGAGAAGCATTAGAAAATGTTTTAATACCTTACACTGAAGAAGAAAATAAAAAAATGATACTTGATGCAGGATTTGACCACTGTGAAACACTTTTTAAGTGGGTAAACTTTGCTACATTTATTGCAATAAAGAAATAA